From a single Calderihabitans maritimus genomic region:
- a CDS encoding bifunctional 2-keto-4-hydroxyglutarate aldolase/2-keto-3-deoxy-6-phosphogluconate aldolase: MIKKVEYLKQILDCGIVAVIRADSPEKALKVAEAVRKGGITAIEITMTVPGAVEVIRELVKNYKPEEMLVGAGTVLDSETARLCLLAGAEFIVGPHFNPDVVRLCNRYQKICMPGAMSVTEVVQAMECGADVVKIFPGSLFGPSIIKALRGPLPYAPLMPTGGVNLDNVDQWIKAGAVAVGVGTELTKKGLQENNYDIITETASAFVDKIRAARQG, from the coding sequence ATGATTAAGAAGGTGGAGTATCTAAAACAAATCCTTGACTGCGGCATTGTGGCAGTAATAAGAGCTGACTCGCCTGAAAAGGCGCTTAAGGTGGCTGAGGCGGTACGCAAGGGAGGCATTACTGCCATTGAGATTACTATGACGGTTCCCGGGGCGGTGGAGGTGATCCGGGAACTGGTCAAGAACTACAAGCCGGAAGAGATGCTGGTTGGGGCCGGTACGGTGCTGGATTCCGAAACTGCTAGGCTGTGCCTGCTGGCAGGAGCCGAGTTTATCGTGGGACCGCACTTTAACCCCGATGTGGTTCGGCTGTGTAACCGTTATCAGAAAATCTGCATGCCGGGTGCCATGTCAGTAACGGAAGTGGTACAGGCCATGGAGTGCGGCGCGGATGTGGTTAAGATATTTCCGGGCAGTCTGTTCGGTCCTTCCATCATTAAGGCCCTTCGGGGACCATTACCGTATGCTCCGCTGATGCCTACCGGTGGCGTAAACCTGGATAACGTTGATCAATGGATTAAGGCGGGGGCAGTTGCCGTGGGTGTGGGTACTGAACTTACAAAGAAAGGTTTGCAGGAGAACAACTACGACATTA